A genomic segment from Aegilops tauschii subsp. strangulata cultivar AL8/78 chromosome 1, Aet v6.0, whole genome shotgun sequence encodes:
- the LOC109766245 gene encoding glucan endo-1,3-beta-glucosidase, with protein sequence MALTSHLLVVLLGIAVPLLFFSRAEGGEVGVCYGRMATNLPDPATVVQLLKKNSITMVRIYDTDPTVLRSLANTGIKVTVELTNEELPSAATDQNFADQWVQNNVKAYYPATLINGVTIGNEVFKEASQLNSQLVPAMTKVQAALARLGLADAVKVTTPIAFDALKMSFPPSEGAFRDDIALSVMSPMVNFLQETGSYLMMNIYPYLAYLSTPGMSIDYLLFRPNVGVVDKNSKQTYFSLLDAQLDAVYYAMEKLPSSSLRAGGMRKLTAGGGILEVKLGESHHPTRGHHGVGTRANAQAFTDGLMSKVRGGNSGTTSNKYNRLATSAVGTPHRPNADLDVYIFELFNEDNKPEDEQDFGLFYPNQQPVYQVDFVHGAGPVQPSYCTAKATAGDAALQAALDYACGHGADCSAIQPGKPCYKPNTKLAHASYAFNDYYQKNGRASGACDFGGAGTIVNQAPSGRCDLSPSWCVANAAVGAARLQNALDYACGHGADCTDIQPGARCFDPDTKVAHASFAFNDYYQRHNQAAGTCDFAGAGTIVRQAPKIGNCVLPSRA encoded by the exons ATGGCGCTGACGAGTCACCTCCTGGTCGTCCTCCTCGGCATCGCAGTGCCGCTGCTCTTCTTCTCCCGTGCAG AGGGGGGCGAGGTAGGCGTGTGCTATGGGAGGATGGCGACTAACCTGCCTGACCCGGCGACCGTGGTGCAACTGCTCAAGAAGAACAGCATCACCATGGTGAGGATCTACGACACCGACCCGACGGTGCTGCGCTCGCTGGCCAACACCGGCATCAAGGTCACGGTGGAGCTAACCAACGAGGAGCTGCCCTCCGCTGCCACGGACCAAAATTTCGCTGATCAATGGGTGCAGAACAATGTCAAGGCGTACTACCCTGCCACACTGATCAATGGCGTGACGATCGGGAACGAGGTCTTCAAAGAGGCTAGTCAGTTGAACTCTCAGCTCGTCCCGGCCATGACGAAGGTGCAAGCGGCGCTGGCTCGCCTGGGCCTGGCGGACGCCGTGAAGGTGACCACGCCCATCGCGTTCGACGCGCTCAAGATGTCATTCCCGCCGTCTGAGGGCGCGTTCCGTGACGACATCGCGTTGTCGGTGATGAGCCCCATGGTCAACTTCTTGCAGGAAACCGGGTCGTACCTCATGATGAATATCTACCCGTACCTTGCGTACCTGAGTACTCCGGGCATGTCCATCGACTATCTCTTGTTCCGCCCCAACGTTGGCGTTGTtgacaagaatagcaagcaaacGTACTTCAGCCTCCTCGACGCGCAGCTTGACGCTGTGTACTATGCGATGGAGAAGCTGCCGTCCTCCAGCCTGCGTGCTGGGGGGATGAGGAAGCTCACAGCAGGGGGCGGAATACTGGAGGTGAAGCTTGGTGAGAGTCACCACCCAACCAGAGGCCACCATGGCGTGGGAACAAGAGCCAACGCCCAAGCGTTCACCGATGGTCTCATGAGCAAAGTGCGTGGCGGTAACTCCGGCACCACCTCAAACAAATATAACCGGCTCGCCACCAGTGCTGTCGGCACCCCGCACCGTCCCAACGCCGATCTTGACGTGTACATCTTCGAACTCTTCAATGAGGACAACAAGCCCGAAGACGAGCAGGACTTCGGGTTGTTCTACCCAAACCAGCAGCCCGTGTACCAAGTCGACTTCGTCCATGGTGCCGGCCCCGTGCAACCGAGCTACTGCACCGCGAAGGCCACGGCCGGGGACGCGGCCCTGCAGGCGGCGCTGGACTACGCGTGCGGCCACGGGGCGGACTGCAGCGCCATCCAGCCAGGCAAGCCCTGCTACAAGCCCAACACCAAGCTTGCGCACGCGTCGTACGCCTTCAATGACTACTACCAGAAGAACGGCCGGGCCAGCGGCGCGTGCGACTTCGGCGGTGCCGGCACCATTGTCAACCAGGCACCATCAG GCCGCTGCGACCTTAGCCCGAGCTGGTGTGTCGCGAACGCAGCGGTGGGCGCCGCACGGCTGCAGAACGCGCTGGACTACGCCTGCGGTCATGGCGCGGACTGCACTGACATCCAACCTGGAGCACGGTGCTTCGATCCCGACACCAAGGTCGCCCATGCGTCCTTCGCGTTCAATGACTATTACCAGCGCCATAACCAGGCCGCCGGAACGTGCGACTTCGCCGGTGCCGGTACCATTGTCCGGCAGGCACCAA AGATAGGCAACTGCGTGCTGCCGTCAAGGGCCTGA
- the LOC109766226 gene encoding cysteine-rich receptor-like protein kinase 6: MATKCVCAYSMVKSACTGTVLESVSFVGSSLETSGELADMSVSICLRLYQAAIRAATSCFCSVDSLSHNMFPLALTEQQSCYLCSSTVLLCSIAAHHVALSVLILAVPLLAPSGLVAGEPWSVCGDSGEYDDKSQYLAKLNLVAAALPKNASASPNLFATGEAGAVPEKVTALALCRGDANSRACSSCLANAFANLPNVCPGSKEAVIYYDACMLRYSDIQFLSADDSGPLGVELTYTVRNDANATSEPARYQRAVATLMNATADYAAYNSTRRYATGQADLDREFPKVYSWAQCTPDLTPGLPRSVDRAVAGAVHRQYRGQASWSPMQLRVRDQALHQWPRDGAAASNVAELWSAHASCIGDSRGV, encoded by the exons ATGGCGACGAAGTGTGTTTGCGCCTACTCCATGGTCAAGTCGGCATGCACAGGAACGGTATTGGAGTCCGTCTCCTTCGTGGGGTCGTCGTTGGAGACCTCGGGCGAGCTGGCCGACATGTCGGTCTCGATCTGCCTGCGGCTCTACCAGGCAGCTATAAGGGCGGCCACCTCGTGCTTTTGCTCCGTCGACAGCCTCTCCCACAACATGTTCCCACTCGCGCTCACGGAACAACAGAGTTG CTACCTTTGCTCGTCCACCGTGCTGCTCTGCTCAATTGCGGCTCACCATGTCGCCTTGTCTGTTCTCATCCTTGCCGTCCCACTGCTCGCGCCCAGCGGCCTCGTCGCAGGAGAGCCGTGGTCAGTGTGCGGCGACAGCGGCGAATACGACGACAAGAGCCAGTACCTGGCCAAGCTCAACCTCGTCGCCGCCGCGCTCCCCAAGAACGCCTCGGCGTCGCCCAACCTCTTCGCCACCGGCGAGGCCGGCGCCGTCCCTGAGAAGGTCACGGCCCTCGCGCTCTGCCGCGGCGACGCCAACTCCAGGGCCTGCTCCAGCTGCCTCGCCAACGCCTTCGCCAACCTCCCCAACGTCTGCCCCGGCTCCAAGGAAGCCGTCATCTACTACGACGCCTGCATGCTCCGCTACTCCGACATCCAGTTCCTCTCCGCCGACGACTCCGGACCCCTGGGCGTGGAGCTCACCTACACGGTCCGCAACGACGCCAACGCCACGTCGGAGCCGGCCCGGTACCAGCGCGCCGTGGCCACGCTCATGAACGCCACCGCCGACTACGCCGCGTACAACTCCACGCGCCGGTACGCCACCGGCCAAGCCGACCTCGACCGGGAGTTCCCCAAGGTGTACAGCTGGGCGCAGTGCACCCCCGACCTCACGCCGGGACTGCCTCGCTCAGTTGATCGCGCAGTTGCCGGTGCAGTTCACCGACAGTATCGGGGGCAGGCTTCTTGGTCCCCGATGCAGCTTCGAGTACGAGACCAAGCCCTTCATCAATGGCCCCGTGATGGTGCAGCTGCCAGCAACGTCGCCGAGCTCTGGAGCGCCCATGCCTCCTGCATCGGCGACAGCAGAGG GGTGTAA